A part of Helicoverpa zea isolate HzStark_Cry1AcR chromosome 17, ilHelZeax1.1, whole genome shotgun sequence genomic DNA contains:
- the LOC124637923 gene encoding uncharacterized protein LOC124637923 isoform X2 codes for MVVLKCCVGGCDSKSTTHRLFCFPENDKLRSLWLKVLIPKNPALEGLAKTQLKGKRVCEKHFDKTQFDRCGVRIRYSCPSLFTPSEILHGVPFIIKGGSVENEHDYFRVRSKDVNQTPPPKDIDAGKLGQTPVPLKVLNKVPTQDHQSSSMSIPPPSSPPQPTPPPSSPPPTRQISFIKLLVKDAVSSSAESERINTCQRESAGQVQTGKPKTKMTSKTLKYIKESINLAKESADDTSSQRLQSAQNLIKDTKLISEFEKLGDRAKTFLLMQLRLATKKKMARRFSENEKLFALTLWKQSPKSYKLLENMFALPNRRTLIRLSSRKPKECDVNNKTFDHLKEVTQEWDIKKRLCTLVFDEVPITSRYSIRKMKGIVKIAEERQRELIKHVLVFMVRGICSTWTQRIKYYCFFGTISTAHLQNILKGIIPRLRDSGLIPLAVLCNHGPPFRLLFKALKEETALLRSTEDRYGDNTIHIAGSDLFFFFDPPRLLKGIRNNFVKNDIIFHNKRASWRDIMYVYDLDNRSGHTRALPGLRAEHVDPQKLNKMKVKTAAQVLSAETAAMLEFTHSVYKDLNCSLETMEATAEVVLFFSDLFDSVSGAPGGLKGKLRNAVKKNSPHADFWRKAISKLKIMGFSDTSSEHALQHEISIIVRVPSLEGWIETLKSFLGLTQLLLYTFGVESFYPRYLNQDVLEKSINRIKFKKHTHRSPPDHKQGVRVGPATPRAADHAPPGTAGVTAPPGLHSEQDSAVATLLAMENAFQQVQHPGLITLQDLQVGHSPLHGTGDLQLPHRSEHHAKHDLRSGRPRGGVRKSRGRRRAPQLLRIE; via the exons ATGGTAGTGTTAAAGTGTTGTGTTGGTGGTTGCGATTCCAAAAGTACGACTCACAGACTCTTTTGCTTCCCCGAGAACGATAAGTTAAGGAGCTTGTGGTTGAAAGTCCTAATTCCTAAAAATCCTGCATTAGAAGGACTCGCTAAAACCCAGTTAAAAGGCAAACGCGTTTGTGAGAAGCATTTTGATAAAACGCAATTTGATCGATGTGGCGTCAGGATACGTTATTCCTGTCCCAGTCTGTTCACGCCGTCAGAGATCTTGCACGGTGTTCCATTTATTATCAAGG GGGGGAGTGTGGAAAACGAGCATGACTACTTTCGGGTCAGAAGTAAAGATGTCAATCAGACTCCACCACCTAAGGACATTGACGCGGGGAAACTAG GTCAAACACCAGTTCCTTTAAAAGTTCTGAATAAAG TTCCCACTCAAGATCATCAGTCATCGTCCATGTCAATACCACCCCCTTCATCGCCGCCCCAGCCAACGCCGCCCCCCTCATCGCCGCCTCCAACCCGCCAAATATCTTTTATAAAATTGCTGGTTAAAG ATGCTGTCAGTTCGAGTGCCGAGTCTGAAAGAATTAATACTTGCCAACGTGAATCAGCAGGTCAAGTCCAAACAG gCAAACCAAAGACAAAAATGACAAGCAAAACTCTCAAATATATCAAAGAATCTATAAATCTAGCAAAAGAGAGTGCCGATGACACAAGCAGTCAAAGACTGCAAAGTGCACAAAATCTCATCAAAGATACCAAGCTCATAAGCGAGTTTGAAAAACTTGGCGACAGAGCCAAAACCTTTCTGTTAATGCAACTAAGACTtgctacaaagaaaaaaatggcGAGAAGATTCtctgaaaatgaaaaattatttgccCTCACCTTATGGAAGCAGAGTCCAAAATCTTATAAACTGTTGGAAAATATGTTTGCCTTACCCAATAGGAGGACACTTATCAGGCTCTCCAGCCGTAAACCCAAAGAGTGTGACGTAAATAATAAGACCTTCGATCACCTTAAGGAAGTTACCCAAGAGTGGGATATAAAGAAAAGGCTATGTACATTGGTATTTGACGAAGTTCCTATCACCTCACGATACAGTATAAGGAAAATGAAAGGAATTGTAAAGATAGCAGAGGAACGACAGCGGGAACTGATTAAACATGTTTTGGTCTTCATGGTACGCGGAATATGCTCTACATGGACACAgagaattaaatattattgtttcttCGGAACAATATCAACAGCacacttacaaaatattttaaaaggaatTATTCCACGCCTTCGTGATTCAGGACTAATTCCTCTAGCTGTACTCTGTAATCACGGACCACCATTTCGGTTGTTATTTAAAGCATTAAAAGAAGAGACTGCACTACTCAGAAGTACTGAAGATAGATATGGAG ATAATACTATTCACATAGCTGGATctgatttgtttttcttttttgacCCTCCACGTTTATTAAAAGGGATAAGGaacaattttgttaaaaacGATATTATATTCCATAACAAGAGAGCAAGTTGGAGGGACATTATGTATGTTTATGATCTAGATAACAGATCAGGGCACACAAGAGCATTACCAGGATTGAGGGCAGAACATGTTGATccacaaaaactaaataaaatgaaggtGAAGACGGCTGCCCAAGTGTTGAGTGCTGAAACTGCCGCAATGTTGGAGTTCACGCATTCTGTCT ATAAGGATCTCAACTGTTCCTTAGAGACGATGGAGGCCACAGCAGAAGTGGTCCTGTTCTTCAGTGATCTCTTCGACAGCGTCAGTGGAGCGCCGGGGGGattaaaaggaaaattaagAAATGCAGTGAAAAAAAATTCCCCACATGCAGATTTTTGGCGAAAAGCTAtatcaaaacttaaaattatgGGGTTTTCAGACACGAGTAGCGAACATGCACTTCAACATGAAATATCTATAATTGTGCGTGTGCCGTCTCTAGAAGGATGGATTGAGACATTGAAGAGCTTCTTGGGATTAACTCAGTTATTATTGTATACATTTGGGGTAGAATCTTTTTACCCCCGATATTTAAATCAAGATGTCTTGGAAAAATCTATTAATCGCATTAAATTCAAGAAGCATACACATCGATCTCCTCCCGACCATAAGCAAGGTGTTCGAGTTGGTCCTGCGACTCCTCGCGCCGCAGACCACGCACCGCCCGGAACAGCCGGGGTTACTGCACCACCCGGCCTGCACAGTGAACAGGACTCCGCGGTCGCAACACTCCTCGCCATGGAGAACGCATTTCAACAGGTTCAGCATCCTGGTCTGATAACTTTACAAGATCTCCAAGTCGGACACTCCCCACTGCATGGCACAGGTGATCTCCAGCTTCCTCACAGGTCGGAGCACCATGCTAAACATGATCTCCGCAGTGGACGCCCGAGAGGGGGAGTGCGGAAGAGTCGCGGCCGGCGCAGAGCACCGCAATTGCTTCGAATAGAATAG
- the LOC124637923 gene encoding uncharacterized protein LOC124637923 isoform X3, whose amino-acid sequence MVVLKCCVGGCDSKSTTHRLFCFPENDKLRSLWLKVLIPKNPALEGLAKTQLKGKRVCEKHFDKTQFDRCGVRIRYSCPSLFTPSEILHGVPFIIKGGSVENEHDYFRVRSKDVNQTPPPKDIDAGKLVPTQDHQSSSMSIPPPSSPPQPTPPPSSPPPTRQISFIKLLVKDAVSSSAESERINTCQRESAGQVQTGKPKTKMTSKTLKYIKESINLAKESADDTSSQRLQSAQNLIKDTKLISEFEKLGDRAKTFLLMQLRLATKKKMARRFSENEKLFALTLWKQSPKSYKLLENMFALPNRRTLIRLSSRKPKECDVNNKTFDHLKEVTQEWDIKKRLCTLVFDEVPITSRYSIRKMKGIVKIAEERQRELIKHVLVFMVRGICSTWTQRIKYYCFFGTISTAHLQNILKGIIPRLRDSGLIPLAVLCNHGPPFRLLFKALKEETALLRSTEDRYGDNTIHIAGSDLFFFFDPPRLLKGIRNNFVKNDIIFHNKRASWRDIMYVYDLDNRSGHTRALPGLRAEHVDPQKLNKMKVKTAAQVLSAETAAMLEFTHSVYKDLNCSLETMEATAEVVLFFSDLFDSVSGAPGGLKGKLRNAVKKNSPHADFWRKAISKLKIMGFSDTSSEHALQHEISIIVRVPSLEGWIETLKSFLGLTQLLLYTFGVESFYPRYLNQDVLEKSINRIKFKKHTHRSPPDHKQGVRVGPATPRAADHAPPGTAGVTAPPGLHSEQDSAVATLLAMENAFQQVQHPGLITLQDLQVGHSPLHGTGDLQLPHRSEHHAKHDLRSGRPRGGVRKSRGRRRAPQLLRIE is encoded by the exons ATGGTAGTGTTAAAGTGTTGTGTTGGTGGTTGCGATTCCAAAAGTACGACTCACAGACTCTTTTGCTTCCCCGAGAACGATAAGTTAAGGAGCTTGTGGTTGAAAGTCCTAATTCCTAAAAATCCTGCATTAGAAGGACTCGCTAAAACCCAGTTAAAAGGCAAACGCGTTTGTGAGAAGCATTTTGATAAAACGCAATTTGATCGATGTGGCGTCAGGATACGTTATTCCTGTCCCAGTCTGTTCACGCCGTCAGAGATCTTGCACGGTGTTCCATTTATTATCAAGG GGGGGAGTGTGGAAAACGAGCATGACTACTTTCGGGTCAGAAGTAAAGATGTCAATCAGACTCCACCACCTAAGGACATTGACGCGGGGAAACTAG TTCCCACTCAAGATCATCAGTCATCGTCCATGTCAATACCACCCCCTTCATCGCCGCCCCAGCCAACGCCGCCCCCCTCATCGCCGCCTCCAACCCGCCAAATATCTTTTATAAAATTGCTGGTTAAAG ATGCTGTCAGTTCGAGTGCCGAGTCTGAAAGAATTAATACTTGCCAACGTGAATCAGCAGGTCAAGTCCAAACAG gCAAACCAAAGACAAAAATGACAAGCAAAACTCTCAAATATATCAAAGAATCTATAAATCTAGCAAAAGAGAGTGCCGATGACACAAGCAGTCAAAGACTGCAAAGTGCACAAAATCTCATCAAAGATACCAAGCTCATAAGCGAGTTTGAAAAACTTGGCGACAGAGCCAAAACCTTTCTGTTAATGCAACTAAGACTtgctacaaagaaaaaaatggcGAGAAGATTCtctgaaaatgaaaaattatttgccCTCACCTTATGGAAGCAGAGTCCAAAATCTTATAAACTGTTGGAAAATATGTTTGCCTTACCCAATAGGAGGACACTTATCAGGCTCTCCAGCCGTAAACCCAAAGAGTGTGACGTAAATAATAAGACCTTCGATCACCTTAAGGAAGTTACCCAAGAGTGGGATATAAAGAAAAGGCTATGTACATTGGTATTTGACGAAGTTCCTATCACCTCACGATACAGTATAAGGAAAATGAAAGGAATTGTAAAGATAGCAGAGGAACGACAGCGGGAACTGATTAAACATGTTTTGGTCTTCATGGTACGCGGAATATGCTCTACATGGACACAgagaattaaatattattgtttcttCGGAACAATATCAACAGCacacttacaaaatattttaaaaggaatTATTCCACGCCTTCGTGATTCAGGACTAATTCCTCTAGCTGTACTCTGTAATCACGGACCACCATTTCGGTTGTTATTTAAAGCATTAAAAGAAGAGACTGCACTACTCAGAAGTACTGAAGATAGATATGGAG ATAATACTATTCACATAGCTGGATctgatttgtttttcttttttgacCCTCCACGTTTATTAAAAGGGATAAGGaacaattttgttaaaaacGATATTATATTCCATAACAAGAGAGCAAGTTGGAGGGACATTATGTATGTTTATGATCTAGATAACAGATCAGGGCACACAAGAGCATTACCAGGATTGAGGGCAGAACATGTTGATccacaaaaactaaataaaatgaaggtGAAGACGGCTGCCCAAGTGTTGAGTGCTGAAACTGCCGCAATGTTGGAGTTCACGCATTCTGTCT ATAAGGATCTCAACTGTTCCTTAGAGACGATGGAGGCCACAGCAGAAGTGGTCCTGTTCTTCAGTGATCTCTTCGACAGCGTCAGTGGAGCGCCGGGGGGattaaaaggaaaattaagAAATGCAGTGAAAAAAAATTCCCCACATGCAGATTTTTGGCGAAAAGCTAtatcaaaacttaaaattatgGGGTTTTCAGACACGAGTAGCGAACATGCACTTCAACATGAAATATCTATAATTGTGCGTGTGCCGTCTCTAGAAGGATGGATTGAGACATTGAAGAGCTTCTTGGGATTAACTCAGTTATTATTGTATACATTTGGGGTAGAATCTTTTTACCCCCGATATTTAAATCAAGATGTCTTGGAAAAATCTATTAATCGCATTAAATTCAAGAAGCATACACATCGATCTCCTCCCGACCATAAGCAAGGTGTTCGAGTTGGTCCTGCGACTCCTCGCGCCGCAGACCACGCACCGCCCGGAACAGCCGGGGTTACTGCACCACCCGGCCTGCACAGTGAACAGGACTCCGCGGTCGCAACACTCCTCGCCATGGAGAACGCATTTCAACAGGTTCAGCATCCTGGTCTGATAACTTTACAAGATCTCCAAGTCGGACACTCCCCACTGCATGGCACAGGTGATCTCCAGCTTCCTCACAGGTCGGAGCACCATGCTAAACATGATCTCCGCAGTGGACGCCCGAGAGGGGGAGTGCGGAAGAGTCGCGGCCGGCGCAGAGCACCGCAATTGCTTCGAATAGAATAG
- the LOC124637923 gene encoding uncharacterized protein LOC124637923 isoform X1 yields MVVLKCCVGGCDSKSTTHRLFCFPENDKLRSLWLKVLIPKNPALEGLAKTQLKGKRVCEKHFDKTQFDRCGVRIRYSCPSLFTPSEILHGVPFIIKGGSVENEHDYFRVRSKDVNQTPPPKDIDAGKLADNDVHKDNNTNSLSPTGQTPVPLKVLNKVPTQDHQSSSMSIPPPSSPPQPTPPPSSPPPTRQISFIKLLVKDAVSSSAESERINTCQRESAGQVQTGKPKTKMTSKTLKYIKESINLAKESADDTSSQRLQSAQNLIKDTKLISEFEKLGDRAKTFLLMQLRLATKKKMARRFSENEKLFALTLWKQSPKSYKLLENMFALPNRRTLIRLSSRKPKECDVNNKTFDHLKEVTQEWDIKKRLCTLVFDEVPITSRYSIRKMKGIVKIAEERQRELIKHVLVFMVRGICSTWTQRIKYYCFFGTISTAHLQNILKGIIPRLRDSGLIPLAVLCNHGPPFRLLFKALKEETALLRSTEDRYGDNTIHIAGSDLFFFFDPPRLLKGIRNNFVKNDIIFHNKRASWRDIMYVYDLDNRSGHTRALPGLRAEHVDPQKLNKMKVKTAAQVLSAETAAMLEFTHSVYKDLNCSLETMEATAEVVLFFSDLFDSVSGAPGGLKGKLRNAVKKNSPHADFWRKAISKLKIMGFSDTSSEHALQHEISIIVRVPSLEGWIETLKSFLGLTQLLLYTFGVESFYPRYLNQDVLEKSINRIKFKKHTHRSPPDHKQGVRVGPATPRAADHAPPGTAGVTAPPGLHSEQDSAVATLLAMENAFQQVQHPGLITLQDLQVGHSPLHGTGDLQLPHRSEHHAKHDLRSGRPRGGVRKSRGRRRAPQLLRIE; encoded by the exons ATGGTAGTGTTAAAGTGTTGTGTTGGTGGTTGCGATTCCAAAAGTACGACTCACAGACTCTTTTGCTTCCCCGAGAACGATAAGTTAAGGAGCTTGTGGTTGAAAGTCCTAATTCCTAAAAATCCTGCATTAGAAGGACTCGCTAAAACCCAGTTAAAAGGCAAACGCGTTTGTGAGAAGCATTTTGATAAAACGCAATTTGATCGATGTGGCGTCAGGATACGTTATTCCTGTCCCAGTCTGTTCACGCCGTCAGAGATCTTGCACGGTGTTCCATTTATTATCAAGG GGGGGAGTGTGGAAAACGAGCATGACTACTTTCGGGTCAGAAGTAAAGATGTCAATCAGACTCCACCACCTAAGGACATTGACGCGGGGAAACTAG ctGACAATGATGTTCATAAGGATAACAATACAAATTCACTATCGCCTACAGGTCAAACACCAGTTCCTTTAAAAGTTCTGAATAAAG TTCCCACTCAAGATCATCAGTCATCGTCCATGTCAATACCACCCCCTTCATCGCCGCCCCAGCCAACGCCGCCCCCCTCATCGCCGCCTCCAACCCGCCAAATATCTTTTATAAAATTGCTGGTTAAAG ATGCTGTCAGTTCGAGTGCCGAGTCTGAAAGAATTAATACTTGCCAACGTGAATCAGCAGGTCAAGTCCAAACAG gCAAACCAAAGACAAAAATGACAAGCAAAACTCTCAAATATATCAAAGAATCTATAAATCTAGCAAAAGAGAGTGCCGATGACACAAGCAGTCAAAGACTGCAAAGTGCACAAAATCTCATCAAAGATACCAAGCTCATAAGCGAGTTTGAAAAACTTGGCGACAGAGCCAAAACCTTTCTGTTAATGCAACTAAGACTtgctacaaagaaaaaaatggcGAGAAGATTCtctgaaaatgaaaaattatttgccCTCACCTTATGGAAGCAGAGTCCAAAATCTTATAAACTGTTGGAAAATATGTTTGCCTTACCCAATAGGAGGACACTTATCAGGCTCTCCAGCCGTAAACCCAAAGAGTGTGACGTAAATAATAAGACCTTCGATCACCTTAAGGAAGTTACCCAAGAGTGGGATATAAAGAAAAGGCTATGTACATTGGTATTTGACGAAGTTCCTATCACCTCACGATACAGTATAAGGAAAATGAAAGGAATTGTAAAGATAGCAGAGGAACGACAGCGGGAACTGATTAAACATGTTTTGGTCTTCATGGTACGCGGAATATGCTCTACATGGACACAgagaattaaatattattgtttcttCGGAACAATATCAACAGCacacttacaaaatattttaaaaggaatTATTCCACGCCTTCGTGATTCAGGACTAATTCCTCTAGCTGTACTCTGTAATCACGGACCACCATTTCGGTTGTTATTTAAAGCATTAAAAGAAGAGACTGCACTACTCAGAAGTACTGAAGATAGATATGGAG ATAATACTATTCACATAGCTGGATctgatttgtttttcttttttgacCCTCCACGTTTATTAAAAGGGATAAGGaacaattttgttaaaaacGATATTATATTCCATAACAAGAGAGCAAGTTGGAGGGACATTATGTATGTTTATGATCTAGATAACAGATCAGGGCACACAAGAGCATTACCAGGATTGAGGGCAGAACATGTTGATccacaaaaactaaataaaatgaaggtGAAGACGGCTGCCCAAGTGTTGAGTGCTGAAACTGCCGCAATGTTGGAGTTCACGCATTCTGTCT ATAAGGATCTCAACTGTTCCTTAGAGACGATGGAGGCCACAGCAGAAGTGGTCCTGTTCTTCAGTGATCTCTTCGACAGCGTCAGTGGAGCGCCGGGGGGattaaaaggaaaattaagAAATGCAGTGAAAAAAAATTCCCCACATGCAGATTTTTGGCGAAAAGCTAtatcaaaacttaaaattatgGGGTTTTCAGACACGAGTAGCGAACATGCACTTCAACATGAAATATCTATAATTGTGCGTGTGCCGTCTCTAGAAGGATGGATTGAGACATTGAAGAGCTTCTTGGGATTAACTCAGTTATTATTGTATACATTTGGGGTAGAATCTTTTTACCCCCGATATTTAAATCAAGATGTCTTGGAAAAATCTATTAATCGCATTAAATTCAAGAAGCATACACATCGATCTCCTCCCGACCATAAGCAAGGTGTTCGAGTTGGTCCTGCGACTCCTCGCGCCGCAGACCACGCACCGCCCGGAACAGCCGGGGTTACTGCACCACCCGGCCTGCACAGTGAACAGGACTCCGCGGTCGCAACACTCCTCGCCATGGAGAACGCATTTCAACAGGTTCAGCATCCTGGTCTGATAACTTTACAAGATCTCCAAGTCGGACACTCCCCACTGCATGGCACAGGTGATCTCCAGCTTCCTCACAGGTCGGAGCACCATGCTAAACATGATCTCCGCAGTGGACGCCCGAGAGGGGGAGTGCGGAAGAGTCGCGGCCGGCGCAGAGCACCGCAATTGCTTCGAATAGAATAG
- the LOC124638249 gene encoding pyroglutamyl-peptidase 1-like, protein MTTKRVLITGFGPFENADNNLSWDGVNYLNKDKIEAKYDIKLFTEKIEVVYKNVDGSVPKLWRKHDPHLTIHVGVRDVSEFLLEKQACKLGYQAEDTTGDCPGMHWCDGPHVLSTSLDVDLVCEEFNSAPPADDLQAKPSCDAGKYVCEYTYYASLYESSPCARTLFVHIPYKGLQVEKIAQGLERILEICLKQLRDE, encoded by the exons ATG actaccaaaagAGTTTTAATCACAGGCTTTGGCCCCTTCGAAAACGCGGACAATAACCTGAGCTGGGACGGtgtgaattatttaaataaggacAAAATTGAGGCTAAATATGATATAAAACTGTTCACCGAAAAAATAGAGGTGGTCTACAAAAATGTTGATGGCTCTGTACCAAAGCTCTGGCGCAAACATGATCCTCAC CTAACAATTCACGTTGGTGTGAGGGACGTTTCCGAGTTCTTGCTGGAGAAGCAGGCGTGTAAGCTTGGCTACCAGGCCGAGGACACGACGGGGGACTGTCCTGGGATGCACTGGTGCGACGGGCCGCATGTCCTCAGCACCTCGCTGGACGTGGACCTGGTTTGCGAGGAGTTCAACAGCGCGCCGCCGGCTGATGACCTGCAGGCGAAGCCCTCGTGTGATGCTGGCAA GTACGTCTGCGAGTATACATACTACGCGTCTCTGTACGAGTCATCTCCTTGTGCACGAACGTTATTTGTGCACATTCCATACAAGGGGCTACAAGTTGAAAAAATTGCCCAGGGGTTGGAACGAATCTTGGAAATATGTCTCAAACAGCTCAGAGACGAGTAG
- the LOC124638573 gene encoding pyroglutamyl-peptidase 1-like isoform X1, whose product MSLKKVLVTGFGPFHPYKENASWEGVRKINESRLGADISLCTSEIAVRYKEVDRLIPELYRKFQPHFAMHVGVSDTPPECFYLESKANKPGTVEYLDDEAKERPVPDVRYQRLRDYMTTSLDVHSICKEFNHLFCGTELEAVPSNDAGRYLCEYIYYKSLCLGPALFVHVPSTKYSYDEIADGLETIIKLCVKQLYTRNAYSYYLY is encoded by the exons ATGAgtctaaaaaaagttttagtCACAGGATTTGGGCCTTTTCACCCTTATAAAGAAAATGCAAGTTGGGAAGGAGTGCGAAAAATTAACGAGAGCAGGCTCGGAGCTGACATAAGTTTGTGTACAAGCGAAATTGCAGTGCGTTACAAGGAAGTGGATCGGCTGATACCGGAGTTGTATCGCAAATTCCAACCGCAT TTTGCCATGCACGTTGGAGTATCAGACACACCTCCCGAATGTTTTTACTTGGAATCTAAAGCTAATAAGCCTGGGACAGTGGAATATCTCGATGACGAAGCTAAGGAGAGACCGGTACCCGATGTGAGGTACCAGCGTCTACGGGATTACATGACAACAAGCCTGGACGTGCACAGCATATGCAAGGAGTTTAACCATTTGTTTTGCGGAACCGAGCTGGAGGCTGTTCCATCAAATGATGCTGGCAG ATATCTGTGCGAGTACATTTACTACAAGTCTCTCTGCTTGGGCCCCGCTCTGTTCGTCCATGTGCCTTCTACCAAGTACAGCTACGATGAAATCGCTGACGGCTTAGAAAccattataaaattatgtgttAAACAGCTATATACTCGTAATGCGTACTcctattatctatactaa
- the LOC124638573 gene encoding pyroglutamyl-peptidase 1-like isoform X2, with protein MREVTGFGPFHPYKENASWEGVRKINESRLGADISLCTSEIAVRYKEVDRLIPELYRKFQPHFAMHVGVSDTPPECFYLESKANKPGTVEYLDDEAKERPVPDVRYQRLRDYMTTSLDVHSICKEFNHLFCGTELEAVPSNDAGRYLCEYIYYKSLCLGPALFVHVPSTKYSYDEIADGLETIIKLCVKQLYTRNAYSYYLY; from the exons ATGAGAGAAG tCACAGGATTTGGGCCTTTTCACCCTTATAAAGAAAATGCAAGTTGGGAAGGAGTGCGAAAAATTAACGAGAGCAGGCTCGGAGCTGACATAAGTTTGTGTACAAGCGAAATTGCAGTGCGTTACAAGGAAGTGGATCGGCTGATACCGGAGTTGTATCGCAAATTCCAACCGCAT TTTGCCATGCACGTTGGAGTATCAGACACACCTCCCGAATGTTTTTACTTGGAATCTAAAGCTAATAAGCCTGGGACAGTGGAATATCTCGATGACGAAGCTAAGGAGAGACCGGTACCCGATGTGAGGTACCAGCGTCTACGGGATTACATGACAACAAGCCTGGACGTGCACAGCATATGCAAGGAGTTTAACCATTTGTTTTGCGGAACCGAGCTGGAGGCTGTTCCATCAAATGATGCTGGCAG ATATCTGTGCGAGTACATTTACTACAAGTCTCTCTGCTTGGGCCCCGCTCTGTTCGTCCATGTGCCTTCTACCAAGTACAGCTACGATGAAATCGCTGACGGCTTAGAAAccattataaaattatgtgttAAACAGCTATATACTCGTAATGCGTACTcctattatctatactaa
- the LOC124638573 gene encoding pyroglutamyl-peptidase 1-like isoform X3, with the protein MKFTGFGPFHPYKENASWEGVRKINESRLGADISLCTSEIAVRYKEVDRLIPELYRKFQPHFAMHVGVSDTPPECFYLESKANKPGTVEYLDDEAKERPVPDVRYQRLRDYMTTSLDVHSICKEFNHLFCGTELEAVPSNDAGRYLCEYIYYKSLCLGPALFVHVPSTKYSYDEIADGLETIIKLCVKQLYTRNAYSYYLY; encoded by the exons Atgaaat tCACAGGATTTGGGCCTTTTCACCCTTATAAAGAAAATGCAAGTTGGGAAGGAGTGCGAAAAATTAACGAGAGCAGGCTCGGAGCTGACATAAGTTTGTGTACAAGCGAAATTGCAGTGCGTTACAAGGAAGTGGATCGGCTGATACCGGAGTTGTATCGCAAATTCCAACCGCAT TTTGCCATGCACGTTGGAGTATCAGACACACCTCCCGAATGTTTTTACTTGGAATCTAAAGCTAATAAGCCTGGGACAGTGGAATATCTCGATGACGAAGCTAAGGAGAGACCGGTACCCGATGTGAGGTACCAGCGTCTACGGGATTACATGACAACAAGCCTGGACGTGCACAGCATATGCAAGGAGTTTAACCATTTGTTTTGCGGAACCGAGCTGGAGGCTGTTCCATCAAATGATGCTGGCAG ATATCTGTGCGAGTACATTTACTACAAGTCTCTCTGCTTGGGCCCCGCTCTGTTCGTCCATGTGCCTTCTACCAAGTACAGCTACGATGAAATCGCTGACGGCTTAGAAAccattataaaattatgtgttAAACAGCTATATACTCGTAATGCGTACTcctattatctatactaa